A portion of the Bactrocera neohumeralis isolate Rockhampton chromosome 2, APGP_CSIRO_Bneo_wtdbg2-racon-allhic-juicebox.fasta_v2, whole genome shotgun sequence genome contains these proteins:
- the LOC126751494 gene encoding uncharacterized protein LOC126751494 — protein MVSMQVTVCTILLALLCSHVGAQNIDEDLAMINSDLDAILGKKIGLPSTPDEMEYNEEIDKIQTARNMGDGGSQTEKRNSLRAKLEAKKQFDYYENRRNDLKQTTNNLLSLAENLKDTSVVNSLKNALTQRNGYKEFAIANALEQLVADKNNTGMPNNMIGGPVQPNGPSGGPSDLSNFLDILSKFVRAGGHLFSPTVYNQISPSNPSINSQADNNLNQQLKDLLKKLNKRLGSLNDDDDWLQWFDW, from the exons ATGGTTTCGATGCAAGTAACCGTCTGCACAATACTCCTTGCGTTGCTGTGCTCGCATGTCGGAGCACAG AATATCGACGAGGATTTGGCAATGATTAATAGCGATTTGGACGCAATCCTCGGGAAGAAAATCGGGCTCCCGTCTACACCGGATGAAATGGAATACAATGAGGAAATTGATAAAATACAGACCGCCAGGAATATGGGCGATGGTGGTAGTCAAACTGAGAAGCGAAACTCTCTCAGGGCAAAATTGGAAGCCAAAAAGCAATTTGATTATTACGAAAATCGCAGAAATGACTTAAAACAAACGACTAATAATCTTTTATCACTGGCTGAAAACTTGAAGGACACTTCGGTTGTCAACAGCTTAAAGAACGCCCTGACCCAGAGAAATGGTTATAAGGAATTCGCGATAGCGAATGCTTTGGAGCAATTGGTGGCGGACAAAAATAACACTGGGATGCCGAATAATATGATTGGTGGCCCTGTTCAGCCAAATGGTCCGAGTGGTGGCCCGAGTGATTTAAGTAATTTTCTTGACATTTTATCAAAATTCGTACGGGCTGGCGGCCATTTGTTTTCACCTACCGTGTATAACCAAATAAGTCCTTCTAATCCATCGATAAACTCGCAAGCCGACAATAACTTAAACCAACAACTAAAGGATTtgttaaaaaagttaaacaaaaggCTTGGTTCTTTAAACGATGATGATGACTGGTTGCAGTGGTTTGATTGGTAA